The nucleotide sequence CCAATTAGCTCACCTTTTCCCTTTCTCACCTGCCCAGGTGACTCACCTTATAAAAGAATCCAAGGCCAGACCGGGGCTCTCCCTCAGAAGATGCCTCTTCCTCTAAGGAATCCTCGGCCCCAGGGGGGCTCCCATCTCCCTCCTCATCAGCAGTAGGCTCTCCCAGGCTGGCTAGGGGGATCTCAATGAGGGCAGGCTTGGTGGCGGACTCCTCGGGAGGCGTCCCCTCCGACAGGAGGATAGAAGAGCGAGTCTGTACAGGCACCTGGCTGGGTGAGAACTTGCGTAGGTGAGGGAGGCTGTCTACATCATGGGGTGGTGTGAGCACCCTTGTTAGGGGTGCAAGCTTCAGCTCTGCCGGCCTTGCATGTTTTGGACTACGGGGTGTCGGGTTGGGGCCTGGCCCTGGGCTGCGCCTGGCAGCTGGGGCTCGGCGGGCAGGACTAGGGGATGCCGCTTTAGGCCCAGTGGTGGGTCCGGGGATGACCCAGGCTGCAGGTGGTGGGGCAGGTCCAGGGGCCTCTGGAGGGGCCAGAAGCCGCTGTTGCTGGTCTGTGAGCCTCTGCATGTCCCGTTGCAGAGAGCTCAGAGCGGCACTCAGCTTACTGACTGCTCGATTGTAATCCCCCAGTCCCTCTGGGGGCACTGGGCCCAGATCTGGAGAGAAGGTAACTGACTTAGGCCGTGAGGATGGCTCACCCTGGCCCTCACCTGCTGGTCGTTCCCCACCAGGAACTGAGCCCAGCTCagcctcctcctcagcctcccctGCAGCCTCCCGAGGCTGCACCTGCAGGAAAGCACTCTTGCCCAATCTCTGCCTGTGCTTGGCAAAGATGGCCTCAATGCGTCGCTTCTGAGCCTCTATGGCTCGGCGCTTTTCCTCCAGTCGGGCTCCCAGCTCGCtcatctctgagctcaaggcctcAGGTGCTGCGGGAGTGGATGTTGGAGACCCCGTTCCTGATTCGGCCTCAGCCTTCACCAGCTGTTTCTTGCGTTCAGCAAAACTGGTCATCTTCACTTCTGAGTTGTTGGCTGCGGGGGATGAAGCCACAGCTTTTGGGGACCCCTCAGATGGGGGCGGTGGTTTCAATACCTCCCCTGTTGGGCAGGGAGATGGTTTTGAAGGGGTCTCAGGGTGGGTTATATAGATGGGCGCTTTGTTGAGCCCATCGGACAGTGGCTTTGAGGCTCCTTCAGGAGGGTAAGGAGAGGCCAGCGGTGGTTTGGAGAGGCCCTCAGGAGAATGGAGGTAGAAGCTGCCGTCGGCAGCCCCATCAGGGAGCAGCCGGGGCTCAGCACTGTGGATGATCTGCAGGGCCTCTTCAATTGTGGGTAGGTCTCCAGATTCTGGGGTTGGCTGAGCAGGATTCCGGGATGATGACGACACAGGACGTGGGGGACCCAGACTGTCTGAGCTGACGGAGCGGAGCAGGACAGGATCTCCCATGACCACGTCTACATCGCTGTCCAGGCCAAAGGGAGTGCTGAACGATAcagcctgggagaggggacgGCTGGGTGGCCAGAGGGTGGGGTCAGCCCTTGGGACAGGCCTCTGCCCTGCCCTGATTAGCGCAATCCCTCCTCCAAGGCTACGGGGCCCCTTAAGATGCACTCACCTAAGCTGGCGGTTCCAGGCCTTGCCAAGAGCCTCCATGTGAGACATGGACGGAGATGACTTCAGGGAGCCTGGGGAGGGAGAGTGAATGGTCACTGTGGAGGGGGAGGTCACTCATGTGGGGTTGGCTAGCGTATGAGGTAACCTCTGCAGAATCACAAGGTAGGTCACTGATGGGTCATTATGTGTCTGGTTGTGCTGCATTTCCATTAGTGGCCAGCTGAAACATCTGGCATGGCTCAATGATACAATAgttgcctagcatgtataaggCCTTGGATACAATCTCTAGTACTGCAAAGTCCAGATAGCAGTTTTTtggggggctgaggagatggctcagcagctaagagcacttgcctccaagcctgatgaactgagttcaaTATTGGGGACCTACATGGTGGCCAGAGAGAATCAACTTCGGCAAATTGTCCTCTCTGAACCTCGACACATGTATTGAGGCCCCTGTTCacccccacacatatatacaaatataatttaaaaattaaaatgaaacaaccAAATATTGACAGTTGGGGCTATCTGGTGTCATGCAAGGAGTCTTCTCTGTTTtgttgagatgggatctcactgtgtaatcctggctggactggaacactctatgtagaccagactggctgccaactcacagagattcacctatctctctacctcctcagtgctgggattaaagatatgagtcACCACACCCGGCTGATGCAAAGGGTGAAACTAGCCACAAAGGAAGCCAGAAAGACCCAACGAGGGCCACTGGAGGACTCAACATGAAGACAGCTGGGGGATTCTTGTGGTTGAAGTTTCCTAGTAATAGAAGCCATATTCTCTCTTCACCTGTGGATCCTCGGAGTGGGGACTGGGGGCCACCAGGTGACAGTAGCGGGTGACGGAAGTTGAACACAGGAGAACTGCCAAACAGATACACATCAACCTTCAGTCACCTCTCACAGGTGTCCCCAGTCTTGCCCCAGCATCCAGGTGGGCAGGAAGAACCCCCAGGGAAGAGAAAGTCCACCCCAATGAGGACCCATACCTGCTCCCGCTGTTGCTCTGAGATGGTAAAGTCTCAGTACCCCGGGGGGAGACAGCTATTGGATGCACAAAGAAAGAGGTCAGGCAGGGCAGGGCTCCTTTACCCTCTTCCAGACTCCAAGACAAACCCAAGACCCCAGGGCTCACCATGTCCATCAGGCAAGTCTTTTGCCTGCACAAAATCAGGCTTCAGAACCTCAAAGCACATATACATCTCAGCCAACAGCACCACCAGATTGACCTGCAGGCCAGAGGGAGGTCAGCTGACTGGTGGAAGAGGCCTTGATGTGGACCTCAGGCCCTGAGCctcacccccacactcccaagaTGACCTTACCTTGAGGGGTGGTGGGACATACAACAAGTCCTCAAGAGACAGGGGACAGCCACGAGGAAGATGGGAGGCACAGAAGTCTTGCACCAGTTGGAGGTTGTACAGGCTGTCTGCCACAGACATGGGGTCCTTGAGGCACACCTCTGTGGGGACAGTATGTCTGGGTCTCCAACTCAAGGGGAAGGAAGACTGGAGCCCCAGGGAAGCCCTCCTATGAGCCAGGTCTTAGACCTTCTGCAAGTGCACACTATAAAGTGTTGACCCCCTAAAATTAACTCAAGGGCTCTTTTTTTCTTGTCCTCTGTATGTGTTTGCACCCTTGTGTACAAGTCCACAGGCTAGAAGTTAACAGCGGGCGTCTTCCCTTCACATACGCTCTACTTGAAGATTCTAAAACAGGAACTTGCTGCTTAGACTAGTTGGCCAATGagtcccagaatcctcctgtctccacctctctggcACTGGACTATAGGAACTCACCACCATACAGAgatgtttgtgtgggtgctgagaacccaaacccaggtcttcgTGTTTTTGCAGctgaccaactgagccatctcccatccctcctcaaaatatgttttctggagagatagcttgcAGGTAGGagtatgtactgctcttgcagaggacctgacttcagttctcaaCACCCCATCAGAAGGGTGTAGCtacaggagatccaacacccttttctagACTCCAGAAccacctgcattcacatgtgcacagacccacacacatatacatataatttaaaaccaaactaaatcttaaaagacaaaaattcagggctggagagatggctcagtggttaagagcgttgcctgctcttccaaaggtcctgagttcaattcccagcaaccacatggtggctcacaaccatctgaaatgagatctggtgccctcttctggccttcaggcatacaggcagaaagaatattgtatacataataataaatgtttttttaaaaaaaagagatggtgATAAAAGACAAAAACCCAGCTTCCTAAGGGCTGGGAATACAGGACAGTTAGAAAAGTGCTTGCTTTGAATATACAAAGCCTGGCTTCCACCCCCAGCATCCCATAAATTTGACCTGGGggatacatgtctgtaatcctaatacttggaaggtagaggcaggagtatcaGGAGTTCAGGGCTATCCTTGGCTATttagtgagcttgaggccagtctgggctatatgggACTCttgtttcaataaaaacaaaacaaatcacctTCTCCCAGGGAGATGcagtagcacatacctgtaatcccagcacatgggaggcctcaggcaggaagagaggaagcttgaggccagcctgggttacagagagacctctgtctccaaacagtaacaagtttctttttcttagcCAACCATTGCCCTTTAGTCACCACATTTGACCCAAAAGATACTTCTAGATGACTTTATTATCTCTTTTCCCCAATCAGAACGTCCAGGAAGTCAAGAGTGTGCCTCTGTTTCGGGGTACCTAAAGTGGGGTCTGGAACATGGCCTTCAGCAAGCATGGACTCCTTAAAGCCTGAGAAGTTTGGAGCTAAGGGAAGAGAGAGATGCCAACCTGAACGTTCTGATTCTAGAAGCAGACTTTAGGGTCTGGGGATGTGGCTGAGCTTGTCGAgcgcttgcctagtgtgcatgaagcactggattccatccccagcactgcatgaaccgggcatggtggtgcgcactgccatcccagcactcaggaggtgaaggcaggaagatgagaagttcaaagcgaggtcaaggctagcctaggctcaGTACTGAATCATCATACTGGTCTTGCAGACTGGAGAAGCCTTCCCAGGATCAGGGCTGCATTATCTACTACTCACCCTCAAGCCGCAATAGCTGGGGACAATAGCAGTGGATGGTGGCTGCCAGCGCTGCTCCACTAGCCAGGTCTTGAAGGGTGGTCACATTTGGAAAGCAGGGGGCCCGTCGGGCAATGGCACGGTCCTTGCGGTATCGAATCTGTGGACAGGAGCAGAGTGAGGTTAGCGGTCAGTCTGGTCCTCCCCAGGTTGGCAGTCATGCAGGCTGGAACAGGGAAGATGGGGGATTTCTGCCATGAAGGGGTGGGAAGCTCGGGATCCCCAGAGCCagaatgggaggggagggagggccaGCCTGGAGCAAGGGAAGGACAGCAGCGAGAGGCAGGAGACTTGTCTGCGAGCAGCCAGGCCAGCAGCAGGGGCTGGGGACAGGGCCTCCTGAGACCCCGGGGAAGGGGGATACATTACCATAGGGGGTTTGTTCCCCGACTCCTTCAAACAGAAGGCAATTGCGTGCTGGGGGGGGAAGGAGCGGCCGTCAGCAAGGCCTGCTGGGCCCCCAAAGCCTCCTCTGGGGAAAGGAGGAGTGCTGACCCCTGTCCTGAGCCTTGGCCATCTAACTCCCTAATCATACTCTGGCCAGCTTCGGggaccccagctcctcccagcccTGAGGAACCCCCACAAAAGCAGCCTCCCAAGACAAGCCCAGGCCCCGGCTTaggaagaagatgcagaggaagcaggtaGGCAGAAGAAATAATCAACCCCCCAACCCAGACCCTGGGGTAGGGAGAAGCAGTGAGCAAAGGTGGGTACCCCTATCCAGACTCCACTTTCCTGTTATTTATATACTGCAATAAATTATATGAAGCAAGGAAAGGTTTAGACCATCATGCGAGATCACACAGCTAAGtagtggaagagagaaagaacttaaaatctTCTAAACctcagccccccctcccccaggaaagCTGAAGATCTTCTCCTTGGCTAGAAGATTCCCTGCGTATCCATCTGCAATTTGTGGTCAGTGTCTATGTATCTGGTAGGTGAAGGGGCCCTGCTCCTCAAGCGAAGGACAGGTGCAGGGGGTCTTGCATTCTTAGTTCATCCACTTTGggttttttatgttgttttagatttatttttatttatgtgtgtatatatgtgtctgtatattggtatgtacatgtgtatgtagtgaacatggaatccagaagagggtgttggattcctggGAGTTGGAGTTACATGCATCTCTCCAGTTTCAACCTctgtctgtaatttttctttttatttttcaagacagggtttctctgtgtggtagccctagctgtcctggaactagctttgtagaccagactagccttgaactcacagagacccacctgcctttgccttccgagtgctgggattaaaggtgtgcgccaccacaaaCAGGgctgtttgtgggttttctaaaGACATGGTCTCCAGATATACCctaggctggcctaaaatttgtaatactcctgcctcagtttcccagaggctgggattataaacatacAAAAGCATGCCTACCTCCACCTTTGCTAATGACAGGGATTCCCCCCAGTCTTGGGTTCCAAAGAGTTCTCCCAGTCCCCAGGGCCAGGGTGCTACCTCCATTGCTcacagctgggggtgggggaggatgcAGGCCATCAGgcagaaacaaacacagacaagacAGAAACAAGCAGGACAGGCAGACAAGGCCGACAGACAGCCCCACTTACAGGAACCAGCTTCCAGTACCAGCGTGTGGGGCACTATTGccagagggacagagaaggggaCAGCAGGGGCCGGTGCAAGAggtgcagagagaaagaggaaaagggagtcACCTTCAGGCCCACCCCCAACCTCAGCAACGGCCAGGAGGTGCAGCCCATCCCTTCCCACCCAGCCTCACAatcacccatccattcatccactcatccacccatccgtccatgcatgcatccatcgcCCTAGCCTCACCGAGGGCTGGGTAGGAGCAGCCCCATCCAAAGGAGCTGCAGGAGATGCACGCTGGGATGCTTCTTGTTCTGTCTTTTCCTGTAGCCGCCGAACGGTCTAGGGGTCAGAAAGAAGTCAGTGCCTGACCACTTGGCCAATGCTACTATCTCCATTCCTGGCCTGGCCTGACCCTACTTACTGTGTCTACCCAGAAAAGGAGTTTGTGCTCCAAGCTGCTCAGAGCCAAGGGACCAGGCAGTGTCTTTGTCCACTCAAAGGAGAAGGCAACCATGAGGGCGTCGATGACAGCTAGGTGGGCTCCCTGTAGGGGCAAAGTCTGGAAGATGAGGCCGGAAGGCAGGGCAGGGGGCTACCTTTCCACTTCTAGTTCCAaagaaggggacagagaaggaTTGGTGATGGGGCTCTGGGTAGGCAGGTGGGACCCTGAGGGCACACAGGGCGGGCTAGGCTTTGAAGCTAGACACCCGCATTTACCATAGAGTGGCCCGTGTAGGGAAAGCAAGGGCAGAACCAGCCTGGGTTGGAGGAGATTGAGGAGTGGAAGGCTATAGAAACTTGAGGGGGGAGCCATGGATGAAAGGCAGAACTGAGTGTGATGCCCTTAGCTTGGTCAGAGAACTAGGCTTGGAAAATGGAGATAGGTTTGACAGGAGCTAAGTTTGTGGGAGAAGCTCTATCATTTAATGGGTTGAGCGTGGGGGTGTGGCTAGAGAAGAAAAAGGTTGGCAGAAGAAACCAGGATTAGTGGGCAGAACTTGAAAGGAGGTTCAGGAAAGACATGGGAAACTTTGAAGGAAGGTGAACTCAGGACTGTTAGGGTGGCTAAGGGGAGGAGCCAAGCCTGGTAGGCGGGGCCTCACAGGCCAGGAGCAGAGCCTACCATGAGAATCGGCTGGTGTCTGAGGTCAGCCTCGCGCACCGGGTGCTCGGGCAGGGACGGCACAGTGCCCCTCCTCGCCAGCAAGGCCAGCAGCGCAGAGGGGCTGGGGGGTGGCTCGAGCTGCGGTAGTGCCTGGTGCCAGGCCCGGCAGTAGAGCTCGGCAGAGAGCAGCAGGCGTGTCACCGGGGGCTTCACGTGCTCCTGTGCGTACTGGTCCGTGTAGAACGGTTCCCACAGCTCCGGGGGCACGTGCTCTGCAGTGGGGAGGGGCGTGGCAGGTCAGATCAACACATAACCCACCTACTCACCCCCTTTCAAAGATATGATCCCCAGGAAGGGTGGGACTGTCTATGGGGCCAGATACACAGGTACAAGTCATTTGCCAGGGCAACCACAGGGGGTTCCAGGCCATCTGAGCTGGGAAGAATTCTGAGTGTTGAATTCATTTTAAGGCTTCAAAACTAGGAAAGAGTCAAGGTACCATGGCACTCCTTTTttccttccgtgtgtgtgtgcgtgtgcgtgcgtgcgcgcgcgcacacgcatgcCCTATACAAaagtgctctcagaggccagaagagggtggtgtCAGTCAGACCCTCAGAAGCTAGTTACAGGTAGTCGTGAGCCACCTGACGTGGAAGCTGGGGAATGAACTAGGATTAGCGTCCTCTAGGACAGCAGCGAGAACTCTTGACAGCTGAGCGTATCTCCATCCTCAACAGAGTCTCTCCTTGAACCTggagtctcactgaacctgggcctGGCCATTCCAGCTGAACTAGCTGGCCAGTGGGCCCTCCAGGACCcactgtctccatctctccagagctgaagttacagtcTGCCCAGCTCTTTTTCCTCTGGCTGCTGGGGATCTGCACTCAAGTTCCCAGCAAGACACTttccccactaagccatctcctcagtccttaTTTGTCTAGATTTTAGAGGTTGAATCTCATGTGCCCCACGCTGGCTTCAAAACTGCCATGTggctaagaatgactggaacttctgatcttcccatCTTCTCCCCCAAAGTCCtatgattacaggcatgcaccaccacgcccagtctATGCCCTGCTGGGGACGGAGCGAAGGGTTTCCCACGTACCCCTCAAGCACTCTACCCAGCGGGTAGCCCTGCAAACTTCCATCCACAGCCCTGGGAACTTCATAGACGGCAACAGCTTTACAGAAGGCTCGGGGAAGGAAAGTGACTGGCCTCAGGTTACATGGGTCTCCAGTGCCAGGACTGAGACTCAAACTCAGGCCTTAAGCAAACTTTATACCTTATGCCATCTTGGTGGCTGGGGTGGTTGTGAGGCTGCCTACAGAATATACATgccaaaggcaggcagagagcaggTTCCTTGAGGAAACAGCAGGCATTAAATTGGgtaactaaagaaaaagaggggagaggggaagatgaCCAGACAGGGAACAGAAACGGGTAAGACAACAGGCAAGGGTAAAAGCTGGGTACGCCTGGCCTTGGGGACACTGAAAAGCAGAGGCATAAAGGGTGGAAGTTTAGGGCCCAGTGTGCACAGCTGTACCCTGAgccttgggaaactgaggaaggcTATGAAACAGTAACAAGCCAGTTTGTGCTatgacaccctgcctcaaagagcCCACCGAGTATGGTGGCCCatgtctgtaactgcagcacttgagaggcaagcAGATTGAGATCAAGGCCAGTTGGAGCCAAAGTGAGACcccgtctttaaaaaaaaaaaaaaagtcagtaataTGGCTCAACATTGCCACAAAGCCTGGTCACCTAAGTTCCATCCACaagacccatatggtggaaggagagaaccaactcccccaagttgtcctctgaccttcatgtatACTCCACAGCATGGATACCTACCCCCAAACAtaaccacataaataaaaaatcaaaagggAGGG is from Microtus pennsylvanicus isolate mMicPen1 chromosome 1, mMicPen1.hap1, whole genome shotgun sequence and encodes:
- the Camsap3 gene encoding calmodulin-regulated spectrin-associated protein 3 isoform X3; the protein is MVEAAPAGSGPLRRTFLVPEIKSLDQYDFSRAKAAASLAWVLRAAFGGAEHVPPELWEPFYTDQYAQEHVKPPVTRLLLSAELYCRAWHQALPQLEPPPSPSALLALLARRGTVPSLPEHPVREADLRHQPILMGAHLAVIDALMVAFSFEWTKTLPGPLALSSLEHKLLFWVDTTVRRLQEKTEQEASQRASPAAPLDGAAPTQPSCPTRWYWKLVPIRYRKDRAIARRAPCFPNVTTLQDLASGAALAATIHCYCPQLLRLEEVCLKDPMSVADSLYNLQLVQDFCASHLPRGCPLSLEDLLYVPPPLKVNLVVLLAEMYMCFEVLKPDFVQAKDLPDGHAVSPRGTETLPSQSNSGSSSPVFNFRHPLLSPGGPQSPLRGSTGSLKSSPSMSHMEALGKAWNRQLSRPLSQAVSFSTPFGLDSDVDVVMGDPVLLRSVSSDSLGPPRPVSSSSRNPAQPTPESGDLPTIEEALQIIHSAEPRLLPDGAADGSFYLHSPEGLSKPPLASPYPPEGASKPLSDGLNKAPIYITHPETPSKPSPCPTGEVLKPPPPSEGSPKAVASSPAANNSEVKMTSFAERKKQLVKAEAESGTGSPTSTPAAPEALSSEMSELGARLEEKRRAIEAQKRRIEAIFAKHRQRLGKSAFLQVQPREAAGEAEEEAELGSVPGGERPAGEGQGEPSSRPKSVTFSPDLGPVPPEGLGDYNRAVSKLSAALSSLQRDMQRLTDQQQRLLAPPEAPGPAPPPAAWVIPGPTTGPKAASPSPARRAPAARRSPGPGPNPTPRSPKHARPAELKLAPLTRVLTPPHDVDSLPHLRKFSPSQVPVQTRSSILLSEGTPPEESATKPALIEIPLASLGEPTADEEGDGSPPGAEDSLEEEASSEGEPRSGLGFFYKDEDKPEDEMAQKRASLLERQQRRAEEARRRKQWQEAEKEQKREEAARLAQEEALGLAPAATAAPAAPATRAAVPAEEEVGPRRGDFTRLEYERRAQLKLMDDLDKVLRPRASGTGGPGRGGRRATRPRSGCCDDSALARSPARGLLGSRLSKIYSQSTLSLSTVANEATNNLGVKRPTSRAPSPSGLMSPSRLPGSRERDWENGSNASSPASVPEYTGPRLYKEPSAKSNKFIIHNALSHCCLAGKVNEPQKNRILEEIEKSKANHFLILFRDSSCQFRALYTLSGETEELSRLAGYGPRTVTPAMVEGIYKYNSDRKRFTQIPAKTMSMSVDAFTIQGHLWQSKKPTTPKKGGGTPK
- the Camsap3 gene encoding calmodulin-regulated spectrin-associated protein 3 isoform X1, producing MVEAAPAGSGPLRRTFLVPEIKSLDQYDFSRAKAAASLAWVLRAAFGGAEHVPPELWEPFYTDQYAQEHVKPPVTRLLLSAELYCRAWHQALPQLEPPPSPSALLALLARRGTVPSLPEHPVREADLRHQPILMGAHLAVIDALMVAFSFEWTKTLPGPLALSSLEHKLLFWVDTTVRRLQEKTEQEASQRASPAAPLDGAAPTQPSCPTRWYWKLVPHAIAFCLKESGNKPPMIRYRKDRAIARRAPCFPNVTTLQDLASGAALAATIHCYCPQLLRLEEVCLKDPMSVADSLYNLQLVQDFCASHLPRGCPLSLEDLLYVPPPLKVNLVVLLAEMYMCFEVLKPDFVQAKDLPDGHAVSPRGTETLPSQSNSGSSSPVFNFRHPLLSPGGPQSPLRGSTGSLKSSPSMSHMEALGKAWNRQLSRPLSQAVSFSTPFGLDSDVDVVMGDPVLLRSVSSDSLGPPRPVSSSSRNPAQPTPESGDLPTIEEALQIIHSAEPRLLPDGAADGSFYLHSPEGLSKPPLASPYPPEGASKPLSDGLNKAPIYITHPETPSKPSPCPTGEVLKPPPPSEGSPKAVASSPAANNSEVKMTSFAERKKQLVKAEAESGTGSPTSTPAAPEALSSEMSELGARLEEKRRAIEAQKRRIEAIFAKHRQRLGKSAFLQVQPREAAGEAEEEAELGSVPGGERPAGEGQGEPSSRPKSVTFSPDLGPVPPEGLGDYNRAVSKLSAALSSLQRDMQRLTDQQQRLLAPPEAPGPAPPPAAWVIPGPTTGPKAASPSPARRAPAARRSPGPGPNPTPRSPKHARPAELKLAPLTRVLTPPHDVDSLPHLRKFSPSQVPVQTRSSILLSEGTPPEESATKPALIEIPLASLGEPTADEEGDGSPPGAEDSLEEEASSEGEPRSGLGFFYKDEDKPEDEMAQKRASLLERQQRRAEEARRRKQWQEAEKEQKREEAARLAQEEALGLAPAATAAPAAPATRAAVPAEEEVGPRRGDFTRLEYERRAQLKLMDDLDKVLRPRASGTGGPGRGGRRATRPRSGCCDDSALARSPARGLLGSRLSKIYSQSTLSLSTVANEATNNLGVKRPTSRAPSPSGLMSPSRLPGSRERDWENGSNASSPASVPEYTGPRLYKEPSAKSNKFIIHNALSHCCLAGKVNEPQKNRILEEIEKSKANHFLILFRDSSCQFRALYTLSGETEELSRLAGYGPRTVTPAMVEGIYKYNSDRKRFTQIPAKTMSMSVDAFTIQGHLWQSKKPTTPKKGGGTPK
- the Camsap3 gene encoding calmodulin-regulated spectrin-associated protein 3 isoform X4, which encodes MVEAAPAGSGPLRRTFLVPEIKSLDQYDFSRAKAAASLAWVLRAAFGGAEHVPPELWEPFYTDQYAQEHVKPPVTRLLLSAELYCRAWHQALPQLEPPPSPSALLALLARRGTVPSLPEHPVREADLRHQPILMGAHLAVIDALMVAFSFEWTKTLPGPLALSSLEHKLLFWVDTTVRRLQEKTEQEASQRASPAAPLDGAAPTQPSCPTRWYWKLVPHAIAFCLKESGNKPPMIRYRKDRAIARRAPCFPNVTTLQDLASGAALAATIHCYCPQLLRLEEVCLKDPMSVADSLYNLQLVQDFCASHLPRGCPLSLEDLLYVPPPLKVNLVVLLAEMYMCFEVLKPDFVQAKDLPDGHAVSPRGTETLPSQSNSGSSSPVFNFRHPLLSPGGPQSPLRGSTGSLKSSPSMSHMEALGKAWNRQLSDVDVVMGDPVLLRSVSSDSLGPPRPVSSSSRNPAQPTPESGDLPTIEEALQIIHSAEPRLLPDGAADGSFYLHSPEGLSKPPLASPYPPEGASKPLSDGLNKAPIYITHPETPSKPSPCPTGEVLKPPPPSEGSPKAVASSPAANNSEVKMTSFAERKKQLVKAEAESGTGSPTSTPAAPEALSSEMSELGARLEEKRRAIEAQKRRIEAIFAKHRQRLGKSAFLQVQPREAAGEAEEEAELGSVPGGERPAGEGQGEPSSRPKSVTFSPDLGPVPPEGLGDYNRAVSKLSAALSSLQRDMQRLTDQQQRLLAPPEAPGPAPPPAAWVIPGPTTGPKAASPSPARRAPAARRSPGPGPNPTPRSPKHARPAELKLAPLTRVLTPPHDVDSLPHLRKFSPSQVPVQTRSSILLSEGTPPEESATKPALIEIPLASLGEPTADEEGDGSPPGAEDSLEEEASSEGEPRSGLGFFYKDEDKPEDEMAQKRASLLERQQRRAEEARRRKQWQEAEKEQKREEAARLAQEEALGLAPAATAAPAAPATRAAVPAEEEVGPRRGDFTRLEYERRAQLKLMDDLDKVLRPRASGTGGPGRGGRRATRPRSGCCDDSALARSPARGLLGSRLSKIYSQSTLSLSTVANEATNNLGVKRPTSRAPSPSGLMSPSRLPGSRERDWENGSNASSPASVPEYTGPRLYKEPSAKSNKFIIHNALSHCCLAGKVNEPQKNRILEEIEKSKANHFLILFRDSSCQFRALYTLSGETEELSRLAGYGPRTVTPAMVEGIYKYNSDRKRFTQIPAKTMSMSVDAFTIQGHLWQSKKPTTPKKGGGTPK